The region GTCGTTCCGCGACCGCGGCGCGCACGTGATGCTCATGATGGACTCGCTGACCCGCGTGGCCATGGCCCAGCGCGAGATCGGGCTCTCCGTCGGCGAACCGCCGGCGACCCGCGGCTACCCGCCGTCGACCTTCTCGCTGCTCGCCCAGCTGCTCGAACGCGCGGGCACCGGTGCCGTCGGCAGCGTCACCGGCATCTACACGGTGCTCGTCGACGGCGACGACCACAACGAGCCGATCGCCGACTCCGCGCGCTCGATCCTCGACGGGCACGTCGTACTCGACCGCAAGCTCGCCGTCTCGGGACACTTCCCCTCGGTCGACCCGCTCGGCTCGATCTCGCGCGTCGCCTCCCGCGTCAACACCGCCGAGCACACCGAGGTGGCCTCCCAGCTGCGCCGCGTGCTCGCCGCCCGCAAATCGGCGCAGGATCTGCTCGACATCGGCGCGTACCAGCCCGGCGCGAACCCGCTGGTCGATGCCGCCGTGTCGTTCGAGGCCGACATCAACCAGTTTTTGCAGCAGCGCATGACCGACCAGTCGAGCGTCGTCGACGCGTGGGCGCAGCTCACCCGCCTCACCCGAGCGTTCGGGGCCAGCTAATGGCCGGCCCGTTCCGCCTCGCCGGACTGCTCCGCCTGCGCCAGGTGCAGCAGGATCAGGCCGCGAGCGACCTCGCCGTCGCGAACGCCCGCGCCCGCGAGAACGCCGCCAGGCAGAACCGCACCCGCGCGGCCCTCGGCGGATCCGGTGCCGAGGCGACGAGCAGCAACGTGCTCTACGCCATCGCGGCCGCGCGTTCTTCGTCGCGCAGCATGCTCGCCGAACTCGAGGCCGTCGACCAGCGCAACCAGACGACCGTCGCCGAGGCGGCCGCCGCGTACGCCGCGGCGCGCGCCCGGTCGCTCGGGCTGGAGAAGCTCGAAGCGCGCCACATCGAGAACCGCAACGCCGACGACGTGGCCGCGCAGCAGGCCGTGGTCGACGAGATCGCGACCAACGGTCCGAAGAGTGGAGACCCGCAGTGACCATGATCGGACTGTTCACACCGCCCGCAGCACCGGCGCCGACCGGCAAGCCCGGAGCGGCCGCCGCGTCCGGCGACGGATTCGGCGCGACCCTGCTCGAGGCGATCTCGGCGGCTGTCCCCGGTTCGCAGCCGGCGGCCGACCAGACGGCCACCGCCGCACCGACGGCCGACGAGGCCTTCGCCGGGCTCGCCGCCGGGCTCTTGGGCGGGACGGCAGCGCTCGAGGGCGACGTGCCGGCGGACACCGCGCCGGGCGAAGAGGCCGGCAATGAGACGGATGCCGCGGCGCCCGCCCCTCTCACCGCGACGCCCACGGCCGACGCACTCCCCTCGGCCGCGGTCGCCGCGCCCGTCTCGCCCGCGGTTCCTGCCGCTGTCCCGACCCTCACGACTCCGGTGGCGACTCCGGCACCGGATTCCGCGCCGGCCGACCCCGCCGCGGACAGCGCGGTGTCCGCGGTCGTCCCCTCCGCGGCTCCGGCAGGAGCCGCCGTCGCCCCACCGACCGTCGCCGTTCCCGCCGGGCCCGCGAACGCCGGTTCGGCCGAGCCGGCAGCGGAGCCGACCGGGCGCCCCGCGCCGGCAGGTGTCTCGGCGCCCGCGACACCGGCACCCGCCGCGCCGGCCCAGACCCCGAGCGCCGCCGCGCCGGCACCGTCCGCAGGGACGCCCGCCGCTGTCGTCTCAGCCGTCACGGCCTCGGCCGACGCCGCGTCGACCGCGGCGCCCGGCGCCGACGCGGTCGCCGCCATCCCCGTCGACGCGGCCGTGCAGCCGAAGGACGCTCCGGCGCCCGTCGTCGTCGCCGTCGCTCCCGCCGCGTCGGCCCCCGTCGCCGTGACGGGCGCCGCGGCATCCGCCCCGCCTGCCGCTCCGTCGATGCCGCTCGCCGCCCAGGTGGCCGGACCGGTCTTCACCCTCGCGGCGGCGGGCAATGGCGAGCACGTCATGACCATCGACATCGTGCCCGAGAATCTCGGCCCGATCACCGTGCGCGCCCACGTCGGCGGCGAGGGCGTGCGCGTCGAGCTGTTCGCGCCGAACGACCTCGCCCGCGAAGCGCTGCGGGCGATCCTGCCCGACATCCGCAAGGACATGGGCGGCGCCGGCCTCGGCGGCACGCTCGACCTGTCCAGCCAGAACCAGCCGACCGACCGCGGCGACGGCGGCCAGCAGCGCCGCCAGCAGCAGGGCGAGACCGCGGCGACCCTCGAACAGCAGGCGGTGGCGGCACGGCCGTGGCTGCTCACCGACCCGTCAACCACCATCGACGTGATGGCCTAAGGAGCAGCAATGAGTATCGACGCCATCACAGGAACCATCTCGGCACAGGCGGCCGCGGCCGCCGCCGCCGCGCAAGCCGCAGCCCCGAAGCAGGCCATGGACTCCGAGGTGTTCATGCACCTGCTCGTGACGCAGCTCCAGAACCAGGACCCGTCGTCGCCGATGGACACCAACGAGATGCTCGCGCAGACCACGCAGCTTGCCATGATGGAGAAGATGACGGAGCTCACCACGACGAGCACCGAGAACTTCTCGCTGCAGATGCGCATCGCCGCCTCGGCGATCATCGGCCAGAACGTCTCCTACCTCGGCGCCGACGGCAAGGCCGTCACCGGCAAGGCCGACAGCGTCTCGTTCACGAACGCCGTACCCACCGTCAGCATCGGCGGCAAGGACATCGCGCTCGACCTCATCTCCGGCATCTCCACGGTCACCCCGACCGTGCCCGCAGCTTCCTAAACCCACTCTCTCCACCAACCGAAAGGCTCACCCATGCTTCGTTCTCTCTACGCAGGTATCTCCGGTCTTCGCTCGCATCAGACCATGCTCGACGTCACCGGCAACAACATCGCCAACGTCAACACCACCGCGTTCAAGTCGTCGTCTACCCAGTTCCAGGACACGCTCTCGCAGCTCACCACCGGTGCCGCCGGTCCTCAGGACGGCGTCGGCGGAACCAACCCCGCCCAGGTCGGCCTCGGCGTGCTCGTCGCGGGCATCTCGACCAACTTCGCGCAGGGCTCGACGCAGGCCACCGGCCGCGCCACGAACCTGATGATCTCGGGCGACGGCTTCTTCGTCACCCGCCTCGGCAACCAGACCTCCTACACCCGCGCCGGCGACTTCGACTTCGACGCCGAGGGCCGCCTGGTCAGCCCCGACGGTTCGCTCGTCCAGGGCTGGGGCGCCGTCAACGGTGTGGTCACCGACGGCGGTCTCGTCGGCGACATCCAGCTGCCGCTGAAGGCGATCTCCCCCGGCGAGGTCACCACCACGGCGACCGTCGGTGGCAACGTGCCCTCCGACGCCGCGATCGGCACGGTGCTTGTGCGCGACGTCGAGGTCTTCGACGCCTCGGGCGCCTCGCGCAGCATGGCCATCACGTTCACCAAGTCGGCCGCGGGCTGGGACGTCTCGGCATCCGACCCGAACAACCCCGCCGGTGCGGCGACCGGTGCGAAGGCGCTCACCTTCGCCAACGGCGTGCAGACCTCGGCGGCCGGCCCGCTCGTGGTCGGCGGTATCTCGGTCGACCTCGGCAAGGTCAGCGGCTTCGCGGCCCTCACCACCGTCGCCGTCACCGACAAGAACGGCCTCGACGCCGGGACGCTCGAGTCGTACACACTGTCGAAGGACGGCACGCTCATCGGCTCGTTCAGCAACGGCGCCTCCCAGGCGCTCGGCCGTGTCGTGCTCGCCACGTTCGACAACCCGGGCGGCCTCGAGAAGGCCGGATCGTCGTCGTATCGCGCCACGTTCAACTCGGGGGAGGCCACGGTCGGCGCACCAGGCTCGGCCGGCTACGGCTCGCTCACGAGCGGCGCCCTCGAAATGTCGAACGTCGACCTCTCGCAGGAGTTCACCAACCTGATCGTCGCCCAGCGCGGCTTCCAGGCAAACGCCCGCATCATCACCACCTCCGACGAGGTACTGCAGGAGCTCACCAACCTCAAGCGCTAGCTTTTTCCAGCCGCAAGGATCGGCCGTCGTTTGCCTAACACCGGGTAAACGACGGCCGATAGTGCTTGGTAAGCGACCCAGGAAGGGTCGCCTCTACCGGGGATGGATTCCATGATCGTTGTCACGCGGCTTAATGACAGCCAGTTTGCGATCAATCCCGACCTCATCGAGCGCGTCCACTCGAACCCCGACACCACCCTCGTGATGGTCGACGGAGCCAAGTACATCGTCACCGAGTCGATGGAACAGGTGATCGACAAGATCGCCACCTACCGGGCGCGCGTCATCGCCCTCACCCACGAGCTCTCGCAGTCAGGCCAGCCGGCCGGCGTGCGCGCTCTCGGCCTGGTCAGCTCGATCGACCCGGCCAGCCACCCTGTCAACGACGAGGCCGACGGCGTCACCTCGATGGGCCCGAGGAAGCTGTAATCATGGATCCCGCAACCATAATCGGGCTGCTCATCGCCTTCGGCTCGCTGTTCGCGATGATCACCCTCGAGGGCGCGAACGTATCGTCCGTTCTCCTGCCGGCCCCGATCATCCTCGTCTTCGGCGCGACCATCGCGGTCGGCATCGCCGGCGGGACCATCAAAGACGCCATCTCGGCGTTCAAGGCTCTTCCCGGCGCCTTCATCGGCAAAACCTCGAAGCCGCAGGCCACGATCGACCAGCTCGTCACCCTCGCCGAGAAGGCGCGCAGCGACGGACTGCTCTCGCTCGAGCAGGAGGCCGAGAGCGTCGACGACCCGTTCCTGAAGGGCGCGCTGCAGAACGTGGCCGACGGCACCGACGGCGAAGAGCTGCGCATCCTGCTCGAAGACGAACTCGCGACGAAGGCCAAGTCGCAGCGCAACGCGGCGAAGTACTTCACCACGATGGGCGGCTACGCGCCGACGGTCGGGATCATCGGCACCGTCGTGTCGCTCACCCACGTGCTCGAGAACCTGTCTGTGCCCGAGGAGCTCGGCCACATGATCGCGGCGGCGTTCGTCGCCACCCTGTGGGGCCTGCTCTCGGCCAACTTCATCTGGCTGCCGATCGGCGCCCGTCTCCGCCGCCTCTCCGACCTCGACGTCGAGCGCATGACGCTGACCATGGAGGGTGTGCTCGCCATCCAGGCAGGCAGCCAGCCGCGGCTGCTCGGCGAGCGGCTGCGCGCCATGGTGCCCGCCGACCAACTGGCAAAAGCAGCATGAGCACGCCGCGTAAGCGCGGCGGCCTCGAAGAGGAGCACGTCGAGCACGTCGACGAACGGTGGATGGCCTCCTACATGGACATGGTCACCGTGCTCATGTGCATGTTCATCGTGCTGTTCGCCATGTCGAGCGTCGACGCCGACAAGTTCGAGAAACTCAAGAATTCGCTCGCCACCGGCTTCGGCGCGACCGAGGTCGGGTCCGTCGACACCGCGGAGGGCGTCGTCGTGCCGGCCGACAAGGTCGGCGCGGAGGGCGAACCCGTCGAGGTGCCCCTCACCGACCTCGACCTGGCCAAGGCCGAGGTCGACGAACTCGAGCAGCTCAAGGAGCAGATCCGGCTGAACCTCGCCGCCCAGTCCCTCGAGCACACGGTCGATTTCAAGATCGACGAACGTGGGCTCACCATCCGCCTCGTCGGTTCGGAGACCTTCTTCGGCTCGAACAGCACCGACCTGGCCGGTGTCGCCCCCGCCGTGCTCGACGCCGTGTCGCCCGTGCTGTCGGCGACCAGCTACCAGATCGCCGTCGAGGGGCACGCCGACAGCCGGGCGCCCGGCGCCCCGTTCCCCACCAACTGGGAGCTCTCCTCCGGCCGCGCGACGCAGGTCCTGCGCCGGCTGGTCGAGAACGGCCACGTCGGCCAGGAACGCATCGGCGCCGTCGGCTACGGCTCGGCCAGGCCCGTCGCTACCGGCGGAAGCGAGGCCGACATGGCCGCGAACCGCCGGGTCGACATCGTCGTGATCTCCGACCAACCCGAGTCCGTGCGGGCCCTCATCCCCTCGGTTCTCGAGAATTACATCAGCCCGGCGAGTAACGCCTTACCTGCGGGGTAGACCTACCGATAGTTA is a window of Conyzicola nivalis DNA encoding:
- a CDS encoding flagellar hook-length control protein FliK, with the translated sequence MIGLFTPPAAPAPTGKPGAAAASGDGFGATLLEAISAAVPGSQPAADQTATAAPTADEAFAGLAAGLLGGTAALEGDVPADTAPGEEAGNETDAAAPAPLTATPTADALPSAAVAAPVSPAVPAAVPTLTTPVATPAPDSAPADPAADSAVSAVVPSAAPAGAAVAPPTVAVPAGPANAGSAEPAAEPTGRPAPAGVSAPATPAPAAPAQTPSAAAPAPSAGTPAAVVSAVTASADAASTAAPGADAVAAIPVDAAVQPKDAPAPVVVAVAPAASAPVAVTGAAASAPPAAPSMPLAAQVAGPVFTLAAAGNGEHVMTIDIVPENLGPITVRAHVGGEGVRVELFAPNDLAREALRAILPDIRKDMGGAGLGGTLDLSSQNQPTDRGDGGQQRRQQQGETAATLEQQAVAARPWLLTDPSTTIDVMA
- a CDS encoding flagellar hook assembly protein FlgD, which produces MSIDAITGTISAQAAAAAAAAQAAAPKQAMDSEVFMHLLVTQLQNQDPSSPMDTNEMLAQTTQLAMMEKMTELTTTSTENFSLQMRIAASAIIGQNVSYLGADGKAVTGKADSVSFTNAVPTVSIGGKDIALDLISGISTVTPTVPAAS
- a CDS encoding flagellar hook protein FlgE, giving the protein MLRSLYAGISGLRSHQTMLDVTGNNIANVNTTAFKSSSTQFQDTLSQLTTGAAGPQDGVGGTNPAQVGLGVLVAGISTNFAQGSTQATGRATNLMISGDGFFVTRLGNQTSYTRAGDFDFDAEGRLVSPDGSLVQGWGAVNGVVTDGGLVGDIQLPLKAISPGEVTTTATVGGNVPSDAAIGTVLVRDVEVFDASGASRSMAITFTKSAAGWDVSASDPNNPAGAATGAKALTFANGVQTSAAGPLVVGGISVDLGKVSGFAALTTVAVTDKNGLDAGTLESYTLSKDGTLIGSFSNGASQALGRVVLATFDNPGGLEKAGSSSYRATFNSGEATVGAPGSAGYGSLTSGALEMSNVDLSQEFTNLIVAQRGFQANARIITTSDEVLQELTNLKR
- a CDS encoding flagellar FlbD family protein, with translation MIVVTRLNDSQFAINPDLIERVHSNPDTTLVMVDGAKYIVTESMEQVIDKIATYRARVIALTHELSQSGQPAGVRALGLVSSIDPASHPVNDEADGVTSMGPRKL
- a CDS encoding motility protein A, with the translated sequence MDPATIIGLLIAFGSLFAMITLEGANVSSVLLPAPIILVFGATIAVGIAGGTIKDAISAFKALPGAFIGKTSKPQATIDQLVTLAEKARSDGLLSLEQEAESVDDPFLKGALQNVADGTDGEELRILLEDELATKAKSQRNAAKYFTTMGGYAPTVGIIGTVVSLTHVLENLSVPEELGHMIAAAFVATLWGLLSANFIWLPIGARLRRLSDLDVERMTLTMEGVLAIQAGSQPRLLGERLRAMVPADQLAKAA
- a CDS encoding OmpA/MotB family protein, with product MSTPRKRGGLEEEHVEHVDERWMASYMDMVTVLMCMFIVLFAMSSVDADKFEKLKNSLATGFGATEVGSVDTAEGVVVPADKVGAEGEPVEVPLTDLDLAKAEVDELEQLKEQIRLNLAAQSLEHTVDFKIDERGLTIRLVGSETFFGSNSTDLAGVAPAVLDAVSPVLSATSYQIAVEGHADSRAPGAPFPTNWELSSGRATQVLRRLVENGHVGQERIGAVGYGSARPVATGGSEADMAANRRVDIVVISDQPESVRALIPSVLENYISPASNALPAG